The following proteins are co-located in the Pyxicephalus adspersus chromosome Z, UCB_Pads_2.0, whole genome shotgun sequence genome:
- the ANGPTL2 gene encoding angiopoietin-related protein 2 — MKLLGESILLLLVLTGSTYGSSAQEFQNSEGTEQEFIYMNRERRAAESSDKCSYTFIVPQQKVTGAICVNSKEQETVYESQIHKQEIELLNTELLKQKRQIETLQQLVEVDGGIVNEVKLLRKESRNMNSRVTQLYMQLLHEIIRKRDNALELSQLENKVLNQTAEMLQLTNKYKDLEHKYQHLASLASNQSIVIAQLEEQCQKVPQSKPIPQPPQQPNRMFQTPNYNRINQISTNEIQGDQNLKVLPPPLPTMPSVTSIPTSTDKPSGPWKDCLQALEDGHDTSGIYLVKPENTNKLMQVWCDQRHDPGGWTVIQRRNDGSVNFFRNWETYKQGFGNIDGEYWLGLENIYWLTNQANYKLLITMEDWQGRKVFAEYASFRLEPESEFYKLRLGRYNGNAGDSFTWHNGKQFTTLDRDHDVYTGNCAHYQKGGWWYNACAHSNLNGVWYRGGHYRSRYQDGAYWAEFRGGSYSLKKVVMMIRPNPNTFH; from the exons ATGAAATTGCTAGGTGAATCCATTTTGCTACTGCTTGTGCTCACAGGAAGCACATATGGCAGCAGTGCTCAAGAATTCCAGAACAGTGAAGGGACAGAACAAGAGTTTATTTACATGAACAGGGAGAGGAGAGCAGCAGAATCTTCTGACAAATGCAGTTACACGTTCATTGTGCCACAACAAAAAGTTACTGGAGCCATTTGTGTAAATTCCAAAGAGCAGGAGACTGTGTATGAGAGTCAGATCCACAAGCAGGAGATTGAACTCCTCAATACAGAACTTCTAAAACAGAAACGGCAAATAGAAACGCTGCAGCAGCTGGTGGAGGTGGATGGTGGAATTGTTAATGAGGTCAAGCTCTTGCGGAAAGAGAGCAGAAATATGAATTCCAGGGTCACCCAGCTGTACATGCAGTTACTGCATGAAATTATTAGAAAACGAGACAATGCACTGGAGCTTTCGCAGCTAGAGAACAAAGTTCTGAACCAAACAGCAGAGATGTTACAGTTGACTAATAAGTACAAGGACCTGGAACACAAATATCAGCACCTGGCATCCTTGGCAAGCAACCAGTCTATTGTGATTGCGCAGCTGGAAGAACAGTGCCAAAAGGTACCTCAGTCAAAGCCGATACCACAACCTCCACAACAGCCTAACCGGATGTTTCAGACACCCAATTATAATCGCATCAATCAAATATCTACCAATGAGATTCAAGGAGACCAAAACCTTAAGGTCCTTCCACCTCCTTTGCCAACCATGCCCTCAGTCACCAGCATCCCAACATCTACAGACAAGCCATCTG GTCCATGGAAAGACTGCCTGCAAGCACTGGAGGATGGACATGACACAAGTGGAATATACCTGGTGAAGCCTGAGAACACCAACAAATTGATGCAGGTGTGGTGTGATCAACGACATGATCCTGGTGGCTGGACTGTTATTCAAAGAAGAAATGATGGATCTGTCAATTTTTTCAGGAATTGGGAAACATACAAG caaGGATTTGGTAACATTGATGGAGAATATTGGCTTGGCCTGGAAAACATCTACTGGCTAACTAACCAAGCCAACTACAAATTACTAATCACCATGGAAGACTGGCAGGGACGCAAGGTGTTTGCTGAATATGCAAGCTTCCGCCTGGAACCTGAAAGTGAATTTTACAAACTAAGACTTGGCCGTTATAATGGCAATGCCGGGGACTCATTCACTTGGCATAACGGCAAGCAGTTCACCACCCTGGATAGGGACCATGATGTGTACACAg GTAACTGTGCCCACTACCAGAAAGGAGGATGGTGGTACAATGCTTGCGCTCACTCCAACCTCAACGGTGTATGGTACAGAGGAGGGCATTATCGCAGCCGCTACCAAGACGGTGCTTACTGGGCTGAGTTCCGAGGTGGCTCTTACTCGCTGAAGAAAGTCGTTATGATGATAAGACCCAATCCCAACACGTTCCACTAA